In Salvia miltiorrhiza cultivar Shanhuang (shh) chromosome 4, IMPLAD_Smil_shh, whole genome shotgun sequence, the DNA window AAACAATAATACGATTGTTTAATCTATTTCTTCCCaataaattttatgtattttatgtTTGATCATTTAGAACAGTACTTTAATAAAGCATTTCGTTCCAAATACAATGCAAAATATTAGCCGACCACCGaaacaaaatagaaataataccGCAACATGGTCTGCACATCGCCCcccttttctatttttcatatttaaaaaTTGAGTTATTCATTTATCCATATCTCAACCCATTTATCATCAATCACCTACttaaataagtttgaaaagTATATTTTGGCCTTTTACCGTTGTAATCCACAGTTATTTTGGACTGTGATATGGTAAAAAAGCTAGCACGTCAAACAAAATTCAATTACTTGGATTTACCTTGACACGGAATTGACCGCAATTCGCAAGCTGCAGCTGGACCAGCTTCCGCCAACTTTCCTATTTCTTAATTTCGAATTttccacaatatatatatatttgtgtataaTTTTTGTAACAATATTTTTGTCCATACACTTTTCCATTACTTCACGCGCTGAAAGCCTGAAACACGGAGCGACTCCTTCGTTTCGAAATTACAAACGCGCAAATCTATTGCTTTCACCGCATCGATATCTCGGGCAAATCCTCATTTTGCGGCGAGATCGGAAGCTTTCTCCGTCGGAAAGAGAGTAGCTGATTCAGACTCCGAAGAGGTGATCTGCCTTTTGTTTGTTTCGGTTGACCTGATTTTGACTGATGGCTCCGGTTTCGGCTCTCGCCAAGTACAAGTTAGTGTTCCTGGGAGATCAGTCCGTCGGAAAAACGAGTATCATCACTCGGTTTATGTACGACAAATTCGATAATACTTATCAGGTGCGGAACCACAACTTCGTGAAGTGAATGTTTAGCATTTCTGAATTTCATCTtatgttgaaaaatattgtGCTAGGAGTCCGGATCTGATCCCTAATATCACTAATCAGCACTTGGCGCACACTTTGTTTCGTCTTAAATCCTAAGATCTTTTTgctttttgctatttttagtaATTCTTCTCAGTAGTACAATCTCCTACATATCGCTGATCCGCTGCTGCGGTTGCAGAATTTTGTTTGCTTGGGGCATATGATGTAGTTGATTGCATCAATGTTGTTATTCTCAGTTTTAAGGCATCTTAGTTCATTGGCTCGCTCAGTTGTTAGTGAAGTTCGTGAATCGAGGTGATTTTGTTTTCAGGAATTCAATGAGTTCGATAACATTAAGTTTCCAACAAATAATGTAGCAGGTGCTTTGAGATTATCTGTTCTCTGTTTTTGTAGACATCAATCAACAGAAGTCGTAGTTCATCACAAATCAGAAACTAAATGCTCTGctagatttaaaataaacaGCACTAAACCACCAGTGACTAATTGATTTCAAGGAGTTATTTTAGTTCACTTTTGTTCATATCGTCGATAGAACCTTTGTCGGAGCTTATTATAATATGTAGAATAAATTTATCATCTTACTTTTTTGCCATTGTCTTTTTGTTCAGGCAACTATTGGTATTGATTTTCTTTCAAAGACAATGTATCTTGAAGACCGGACTGTACGATTACAGCTGTGGTAAGTTACACTTCTTGATAGGGATGATTTCATGAATGCTTCCTCAGATAGATATCTTTGCATTTTTGTTGAAATAATGTGCTGAAAAATCTACTCTAGAAGCTTTTGGTACCTACCTATGCCACTCGAGCACCTTGGAAAAACCAGGCATGGCGATTTTTGTAGCTTATCATATTTGAGTTTTCTATCTGCAATCGAAGTGAAAATTTTAAGTGATTCTTTGTGCCACTCTGCTCTTGGGTTCCTTATTCCTGGCTGGCACAAACCGATGATTCTGTCTAGTGTTCCACTTTTGCTTGTATTCGTTTCTCAATTATATTATTCTTGTCTCAGTTTCTTTCTTCTCGTAGAGGAATAATCTTCTAATCTTTTCATGTTCAGGGATACTGCTGGACAAGAAAGATTTAGAAGTCTCATACCAAGCTATATAAGGGATTCCTCTGTTGCAGTCATAGTATATGATGTTGCAAGTATGATACTATAtctttaattgtaattttaactTCATTGGATGATGTCTGTTTGGTTCCAGATGTACTTTTAACTTCATAGTTCATACTGGGAAGTGGAAAGTACTTTTGCTCCTGTGCTTCCTGATGGCTTGTAGATTTAAATATTCCTTAATTTTCTAGTATTGATTATATCTCTGGCTATCAGGCCGACAATCCTTTCTTAACACTGCAAAGTGGATCGAGGAGGTTCGCACTGAGAGAGGAAGTGATGTTATAATTGTCCTAGTTGGCAACAAAACTGATCTGGTGGATAAGAGGTAAACGCCATGTCTGGAGTCATTTGCTCATGTAGACATGTCAAATTCCAACAGAATCTCATATTTCCCAATTATTTCTGTATAACACCAAAATATACCAAACGTTCCCAATGACTTTTCATaccttttgtttttatttatgcGTGGGCTTCCTTCTAAGCATTCATCATtgtctttcatttttttcacatcCATACGAGGTTCCATTTTAAGCGTGCTATTTTGTACTGAAGTAGATAAAAAGTTATTCGAAAAATAACGAGCAGGATTGATTGGTATAGGATTTTTTTTCTGTGGACTGGATTGGTATATGAATTATTAGAAATTAATGTGTACTCATTGGGTAGACGTGCAAAATTTAGAATACGGTGTTGCAGATTTGCCTCTGGAACACTAGACTATACTTTTTCTTAAACTCATGCTTGGGTAGTTGTGTTCTTATCTTAATAATGTTGCTTTGACATGTGTATAAATAACCAAGTCACAAAAAGTTATTAGTACTTGTAGGCAGAGCTATTATTTCAAATACATGAGGTGGCTGTAGGATAAGTCTGAAAGCAGGGATAACAGGCATGGAAGCTTGGGTTTAGGAATATAGTACAAATATACATTTGCCTGATATTCACTAAGCAAAGCTGATTGGTTAATGAGCCCCTGAAAGTGGTTGTAGCATGTTAAGTCAATATCATAGAATTCCTTGAACTTGATTGTAGATGAGGGTAGTGAGCTTCTTACTTAACAATCTAAACGTTGCTGAATAACATTTTAAGCTTTTCTTGATCATTGCTTTGATGACTTTATACTGGTTTAAACATTTTGTTCACGACTGCGTTAGTGCTAGAGAAAACAGGTTTATCTGTATATGTATGGATAAGAGGCAGTGCTACTACATTTAAGCAATTATATTAAGCTCTATGTAACCCTATATTTGGTAACTGTAACAGGCAAGTTTCAATCGAGGAAGCAGAGGCTAAAGCTCGTGATTTTAGTGTCATGTTTATTGAAACAAGTGCAAAGGCTGGCTTCAATATAAAGGTGACATAAATACTGCAATCTACCTTGCACTCCTGCTAATTGTTTGATTTTGATATGCAACTCAATCTGCTAAATCTtctttttcaatgataaatgtACCTAATTTTAAGTGAAAATTATTCTGATGCTGAGCTTTACGTGCAATATGAGCAGGCACTATTCAGGAAGATCGCTGCAGCCTTGCCAGGGATGGAAACTCTATCATCAACGAAGCAAGACGAGATGGTTGATGTCAACCTCAAGTCCAGCAATGCAAACGCATCTCAGTCACAACAGCAGTCTGGAGGTTGCGCTTGCTAAGAAAGGTGAACCGGAACATTGGTTTGTGTTTAAGATATATTTTTATTGGACGGAATATGCATCTGTAAAGAGCTTTCTACCTTGAGCATTGAATTTTGTTTGTGATTGTTGAGAGGATTTCAAGTCGTCGGATACAGTAGATCGTCGTTGTTCTTCACTTTTTGTTCTAGTCTTTTCTGTTTCTCATCTTACAGTTGTACCCATGGTAATTGAGACTGCAAATAGTcatcttttctttcttctttcacaTACTCTACTATTGCTCATTTAGCTTCTGGAACTAAGTTCTGTTTGACCTTTATTTGCAATGTTGAATAGCATAAATTAGTTATATCAATACAATAAATAAGAGTAATATTAGTCACACGATAATGGAATGGATACCAGTATTGATTGCAGAAATAGGTTTATTGATTTTGGGCCCGAGCAGGACTGGACTCGGCTTGGGTGGTTTTATTACTTTTTTACTGTACCTAGATTGGTTTTATGGTAATCACCAGTACAAATTGATGATAATTTTCGGATCGGTGGTTGAGTGATACTATAGATCTACAAAATATAGGATTGAGTATTTGAATGTAAGATGATCAAATAAGTGTGTATGTTAATCTAATGATTAAGCAGTTAGTGTTTGAGGTCAAAAGTTTCATGTTGGAGGCAGAGTTAGGATTTTATAGGGTTGGAGAAATATATCAAAAACTTGATATACCATCCATGCTGTTTTGAAAAAATATCGAACTTAagatatacttcatccgtccacgaaatgagtacccatttgtggacagcacgagttttaagaaatatatggagtgtagtgtgaatagtttaagggtctcactttttgagtatattaattaaagagatgtgtggggtacacttgccaaaaaaaggaaattggtactcatttcgtggacggacgaaaaaggaaatatgggtactcattttgtggacgaagggagtactagaCTTTCAgtaaattttgatattatatCGAAAATTTTCGTAAAGTAAAAGTATAGATTTTTCAGATATCGGAGGTATGTCGGGGTATACCTATGTATATCGATACCATAGTATATACccgaaaaaaaatcaataaatattatGTACACATGATTTTTTAAAAGGACATATacatatgaaaataaattacaattgaCATATAGCAATAGcatcaatataatttattatgggtgtgttttctttggttgtaagtTTATCATgacaaaagaagaaaaaagaaaagcatagaaaagaaaagatgatttttttatttttaatcacaTTTTAGTGGTTTCCACTCtttttatctcatgttctcttCGGTAGAAAAATATAGTatgaaaatattactccctccgtccacgaattaaagccctacttgcacttaaatttttgtccaccaattaaagccctattgtaCT includes these proteins:
- the LOC131022135 gene encoding ras-related protein RABH1b; translation: MAPVSALAKYKLVFLGDQSVGKTSIITRFMYDKFDNTYQATIGIDFLSKTMYLEDRTVRLQLWDTAGQERFRSLIPSYIRDSSVAVIVYDVASRQSFLNTAKWIEEVRTERGSDVIIVLVGNKTDLVDKRQVSIEEAEAKARDFSVMFIETSAKAGFNIKALFRKIAAALPGMETLSSTKQDEMVDVNLKSSNANASQSQQQSGGCAC